Proteins from one Telopea speciosissima isolate NSW1024214 ecotype Mountain lineage chromosome 1, Tspe_v1, whole genome shotgun sequence genomic window:
- the LOC122649026 gene encoding transcription factor E2FA-like produces the protein MSGARGPNRSVQPSGQILQQQQQQLRRHLPFSSTKPPFVHPDDYHRFSENRNKAPDEEAEAIVVKSTPLKRKNETEDIEAESSEWTTSPGYTEVVNSPIRTPVSGKGGKIYNKKVSKQNRAGPQTPASNAGSPSNTLTPVGTCRYDSSLGLLTKKFIKLIKRAEDGILDLNKAADILEVQKRRIYDITNVLEGIGLIEKKLKNRIRWKGLDVSRPGEVDDDVSILQAEVEKLSMEERGLDDRIREMQESLRDLSEDENNQKWLFVTEEDIKGLPCFQNETLIAIKAPHGTTLEVPDPDEAVDYPQRRYRIVLRSTMGPIDVYLVSQFEEKFEELNGVEASPSVPIASSSGSNENTVAAMVTEECRGKEIGMQGQDDHRMCSDLNASQDLMGGIMKIVPSDVDSDADYWLLSDAGVSITDMWRTEPGVEWGDVDALHADEFIIADVSTPRPQTPPSGIVEVPSNGTSNQR, from the exons ATGTCTGGCGCCCGAGGTCCCAATCGTTCGGTGCAGCCGTCAGGGCAGATccttcagcagcagcaacaacaattgAGGCGTCACCTTCCTTTCTCGTCCACGAAGCCGCCGTTCGTACATCCCGATGATTACCACCGGTTCTCGGAGAACCGCAACAAGGCTCCCGATGAGGAAGCTGAAGCTATCGTCGTCAAATCTACT CCTTTGAAGCGGAAGAATGAAACAGAAGACATTGAAGCTGAGTCCAGTGAGTGGACTACCAGTCCTGGATACACTGAAGTGGTTAACAGTCCCATCCGCACACCTGTATCAGGAAAAGGGGGCAAGATATATAACAAAAAAGTCTCAAAGCAAAATAGAGCTGGGCCTCAAACTCCAGCATCGAATGCTG GTTCCCCTAGCAATACTCTCACCCCAGTTGGTACTTGTCGCTATGACAGCTCTCTAG GTCTCTTGACAAAGAAGTTTATCAAATTGATAAAACGCGCAGAAGATGGCATTCTTGATCTGAACAAAGCAGCTGACATTTTGGAG GTACAAAAGAGGAGGATATATGACATAACAAATGTCTTGGAAGGAATAGGGCTTATAGAGAAGAAGTTAAAGAACAGAATACGTTGGAA GGGACTTGATGTCTCAAGACCGGGGgaggttgatgatgatgtttcTATTTTACAG GCAGAAGTTGAAAAGCTTTCCATGGAGGAGCGCGGATTAGATGATCGAATAAg AGAAATGCAAGAAAGCTTGAGAGACCTCAGTGAGGATGAAAACAATCAAAA GTGGCTCTTTGTAACTGAAGAAGACATCAAAGGCCTACCCTGCTTCCAG AATGAGACCTTGATCGCAATTAAAGCTCCACATGGAACTACTTTGGAAGTCCCTGATCCTGATGAG GCAGTTGATTATCCCCAAAGGAGATATAGAATTGTACTTAGAAGCACAATGGGTCCTATTGATGTTTACCTTGTCAG TCAATTTGAAGAGAAGTTTGAGGAGTTGAACGGTGTCGAGGCATCTCCAAGCGTTCCAATTGCATCAAGTTCAGGATCCAATGAGAATACTGTAGCAGCAATGGTCACTGAAGAGTGCAGAGGAAAAGAGATAGGGATGCAGGGACAAGATGATCATAGGATGTGTTCAGATCTGAATGCCTCACAGGACTTGATGGGTGGTATCATGAAGATTGTACCCTCAGATGTTGAT AGTGATGCAGATTACTGGCTTCTATCAGATGCTGGAGTTAGCATCACAGACATGTGGAGGACGGAAC CTGGTGTTGAATGGGGTGATGTGGATGCACTTCATGCCGATGAGTTTATAATAGCTGATGTCAGCACGCCAAGGCCACAAACTCCTCCGTCAGGTATTGTAGAAGTGCCATCTAATGGTACATCCAATCAGAGGTGA